GCGTCGAAGGCTTCGGCGGCTCGGTTTCCCGGATCATCCGCCGGACTTCATCCAGCGCTGCCTTGCGGAAAGTCTCCACGTCGAACGGCGTCACGCCCGTCAGCAGTTCGTAGAGCAGCACGCCCAGCGAATAGATGTCCGCGCGCGTATCAATGTCCAATCCACTCAACGCCGCCTGTTCCGGACTCATGTAAGCCGGCGTTCCAATCATATGTTGGAAGCCAGTAAAGAGCGTCTTCTCGGTGAGCTTTTGTCCCAGCGCCTTGGCCACACCGAAATCAATTACCTTGGGCACCGGCTCGCCATCATGCTCCGTCACCAGCACGTTGCTCGGTTTGAGGTCGCGGTGAATGACGCCCTTCTGATGCGCATGTTGCACCGCCTGGCAGACCTTCATGAAGAGTTCCAGGCGCTCGCGCGTGGAAAGATTCTCCCGATCGCAGTAGTCGGTGATGGGAATGCCGCGCACCAGTTCCATGACGAAGTAGGGCCGCCCGGCTTCTGTCGCCCCGGCATCCAGTGCTCGGGCAATGTTCGGATGATCCATTAACGCAATGGCCTGCCGCTCGGCCTCGAACCGGGCGATGACCTCTTTCGTGTCCATGCCGGCCTTGATGATCTTTAGTGCGACCTTGCGTTGCACCGGTTCGACCTGGTCCGCCATGAAAACGACGCCGAATCCGCCTTCACCGATTTTCTCCAGCAACTTGTAGCGCCCGATTATCGTGCCGGTTCGCTCAACGTGGATATCAGCCACCAGTGGTGCGGTGGCAGGAAGCAGACCCAGTCCCATGTTCGCCAGACAGCGCGGGCAAAGACCTTGAGGCGCGTTGGCCGGAAGTTCGGCCCCGCATTCCTCACAAGTTCGGGGTGCGGACATGATTACTCCGGTGTTACTTTCTGTGTCGGCCCGGTTGGAAGCCCGTCAAACTCGAGCAAGCGCTTTCCCCACTCCGATGCTTTCTGCATTTTTCCGGTACCGGGTGACGCGACGGCCCACTCAATGTAGAAATTTCTCAGACGCAGAAGTTGGTCGCGTTTTTCCTCGCGCGTTGCCTTCAGATTTTTTTTCAGCGCTGCTTCATCTTCCAAAAGGAGCGGTTCGGCTGCCGTGAAATCATGCTGTTTATTCAGGACGTTGAGCAGGCCAACGCGGGCCTGGCGGAAGTCCGGATGAGATTCGCCGAGCAGTTTCTTCCTCATCGCCATCGCTTCGCGAAAGAGCCGTTCAGCCTCAGTTAATTCGCCCTCTTTCTCCAGCACGGCCGCGAGGTTGTGCTGCGACGTTGCGATGTCCGCGTGTTCGGGGCCCAGTTGCTCTCTCCGGATCGTCAGGGCTTCGCGATACATGGGTTCGGCCTCAGCCAATCTATCCGTGTAAAAGTACAGCGTGGCGAGATAATTCAGCGAGCGGGCCACGGCGAGGTCGTTTGTCCCGAGCAATTTCCTGCGCATGCCCAGGGATTCGAGAAAGACTTTTTCCGCCTCGACGGTTTTGCCCTGATCCCGCAAGGCGACCGCCACATCATTAAGCGAGGTTGCTACCTTGGGGTGTTCCTCGCCAAACAGTTTCCTTCGTATGGTCAGGCTTTCCCGCCGCAGGACCTCGATCTCCTTTTCCCGGCCTGAGTTTTCCAAACTTTTCGCCACGTAATCCAGGTGCTTCGCCGTTTCTTCATGGACGCCGCCAAACCGGACGCGGACATCGGCCAGCATCTCGCGATAAAAGGTTTCGGCCTCAGCCAGTTTGCCTTGGTCAACCATCGTTTTGCCGAGACCATGCATGACATCAAGCCGCACGGAGTAGTCAACCGCCGGAAGTTTTTTCAGCATCGTCACCGCTTCACGGTATAATTCCTCGGCCCCGGCCAGCTTGCCCTGCTTTTCGAGCATGGTAGCGACATCACACAACGAATCGGCGATCTCAAAATGGTCAGGTCCGCGCAACTTCCGTTGCATCGCCAGCGCTTCGCGAAATAATTGTTCCGCCTCCACCACTCTCTTCGCGTCGCGCAAGACAACCGCCAGATTGTTCAGTGCCGTGGCGACTTCCTGGTGCGCCTCCGGATGAACTTTCTTCTGCCGGTCGAGCTCCTTCCGGAACTGATACTCCTGCTCGCTGCGCTCGCTGGGTGAAACGATGATAGCTGGG
This DNA window, taken from Verrucomicrobiota bacterium, encodes the following:
- a CDS encoding tetratricopeptide repeat protein, coding for MKWKKLRKLEIVVTKPTRGECGAELPAKVLRKHHLRSGSVISSGFSAVTALVLLAGMVASRSQTNPAIIVSPSERSEQEYQFRKELDRQKKVHPEAHQEVATALNNLAVVLRDAKRVVEAEQLFREALAMQRKLRGPDHFEIADSLCDVATMLEKQGKLAGAEELYREAVTMLKKLPAVDYSVRLDVMHGLGKTMVDQGKLAEAETFYREMLADVRVRFGGVHEETAKHLDYVAKSLENSGREKEIEVLRRESLTIRRKLFGEEHPKVATSLNDVAVALRDQGKTVEAEKVFLESLGMRRKLLGTNDLAVARSLNYLATLYFYTDRLAEAEPMYREALTIRREQLGPEHADIATSQHNLAAVLEKEGELTEAERLFREAMAMRKKLLGESHPDFRQARVGLLNVLNKQHDFTAAEPLLLEDEAALKKNLKATREEKRDQLLRLRNFYIEWAVASPGTGKMQKASEWGKRLLEFDGLPTGPTQKVTPE